The Lates calcarifer isolate ASB-BC8 linkage group LG6, TLL_Latcal_v3, whole genome shotgun sequence genome includes a region encoding these proteins:
- the ttll9 gene encoding probable tubulin polyglutamylase TTLL9 isoform X1 → MVCASMSKYKTSGYKGSYDCGKNEEREVRSCVRYKCGLFNTIQDVLRQRPGWVEVKDDGEWDFNWCDVGWLRENFDHSYMEEHVRINHFRNHYELTRKNLMVKNLKRYRKNLERDIGRMEASRCDFFPCTFALPSEYHLFVEEFKRSPGSTWIMKPVAKSQGKGIFLFRKLKDIMDWKKDGTRSEEQKDTAQVESYVAQRYIENPYLINGRKFDLRVYVLVTSYVPLKAWLYRDGFARFSSTRFSLSSIDDKYMHLTNVAVQKTAPDYDPEKGCKWQMQQLRRYLTAKHGREMVETLFKEMDNIFVRSLQSVQKVIINDKHCFELYGYDILLDQNLKPWLIEVNASPSHTPSSQEDYEMKCRLLEDTLNVVDMEGRLTGKEKRVGGYDLMWNDGPVYREDVNLETFGSSCFTANTHLGCVNDREKQLRRLLKPFPGQKRM, encoded by the exons ATGGTGTGTGCATCCATGTCGAAGTACAAG ACATCTGGATACAAAGGTTCATATGACTGTGGCAAAAACGAGGAGCG GGAGGTAAGAAGTTGTGTGCGCTACAAATGCGGTCTATTCAACACCATACAGGATGTCCTGCGCCAAAGACCAGGCTGGGTTGAAGTCAAAGA TGATGGAGAGTGGGATTTCAACTGGTGTGATGTGGGCTGGCTCAGGGAGAATTTTGATCATTCATACATGGAGGAACATGTCAGGATAAACCACTTTCGCAACCATTATGAG CTGACTCGCAAAAACCTGATGGTGAAAAACCTCAAAAGATACAGGAAAAACCTTGAACGTGATATTGGCCGCATGGAGGCATCCAGATGTGATTTTTTCCCCTGCACCTTTGCACTGCCTAGCGAGTATCATCTCTTTGTAGAGGAGTTCAAAAGAAGTCCCGGCAGCACCTGGATCATGAAGCCG GTAGCAAAATCTCAAGGGAAAGGCATTTTCCTGTTCAGGAAATTGAAAGACATCATGGATTGGAAGAAG GATGGCACCCGCTCAGAGGAACAGAAGGACACAGCTCAAGTGGAAAGCTATGTGGCACAACGCTACATAGAGAACCCCTACCTAATTAATG GTAGGAAATTTGATCTGAGGGTCTATGTGCTGGTCACATCA tatgtTCCCTTGAAGGCATGGCTGTATCGAGATGGCTTTGCCCGCTTCTCAAGCACCCGCTTCTCTCTCAGCAGTATTGATGACaagt ATATGCATCTCACCAATGTGGCTGTTCAAAAAACAGCGCCTGACTATGATCCTGAAAAG GGATGTAAGTGGCAAATGCAGCAGCTTCGAAGATACCTCACTGCAAAACACGGTAGAGAGATGGTAGAAACCCTGTTTAAAGAGATGGATAACATCTTTGTCCGCAGTCTACAGAGTGTACAGAAAGTCATTATAAATGACAAACACTGCTTTGAGCTCTATGGGTACGACATTCTACTGGATCAGAACCTCAAGCC GTGGTTAATTGAGGTGAATGCCTCTCCGTCACACACACCCAGTAGTCAAGAGGATTATGAGATGAAGTGCAGGCTGCTGGAAGACACTTTGAATGTTGTCGACATGGAGGGAAG GCTGACGGGCAAGGAGAAAAGGGTGGGTGGCTACGATCTCATGTGGAACGATGGGCCTGTCTACAGAGAAGATGTCAACCTAGAAACATTCGGCAGTTCATGTTTCACTGCCAACACACACTTAG GGTGTGTgaatgacagagagaagcagcttCGCCGTCTACTAAAACCATTTCCAGGCCAGAAGAGGATGTAA
- the ttll9 gene encoding probable tubulin polyglutamylase TTLL9 isoform X2, whose product MVCASMSKYKTSGYKGSYDCGKNEEREVRSCVRYKCGLFNTIQDVLRQRPGWVEVKDDGEWDFNWCDVGWLRENFDHSYMEEHVRINHFRNHYELTRKNLMVKNLKRYRKNLERDIGRMEASRCDFFPCTFALPSEYHLFVEEFKRSPGSTWIMKPYVPLKAWLYRDGFARFSSTRFSLSSIDDKYMHLTNVAVQKTAPDYDPEKGCKWQMQQLRRYLTAKHGREMVETLFKEMDNIFVRSLQSVQKVIINDKHCFELYGYDILLDQNLKPWLIEVNASPSHTPSSQEDYEMKCRLLEDTLNVVDMEGRLTGKEKRVGGYDLMWNDGPVYREDVNLETFGSSCFTANTHLGCVNDREKQLRRLLKPFPGQKRM is encoded by the exons ATGGTGTGTGCATCCATGTCGAAGTACAAG ACATCTGGATACAAAGGTTCATATGACTGTGGCAAAAACGAGGAGCG GGAGGTAAGAAGTTGTGTGCGCTACAAATGCGGTCTATTCAACACCATACAGGATGTCCTGCGCCAAAGACCAGGCTGGGTTGAAGTCAAAGA TGATGGAGAGTGGGATTTCAACTGGTGTGATGTGGGCTGGCTCAGGGAGAATTTTGATCATTCATACATGGAGGAACATGTCAGGATAAACCACTTTCGCAACCATTATGAG CTGACTCGCAAAAACCTGATGGTGAAAAACCTCAAAAGATACAGGAAAAACCTTGAACGTGATATTGGCCGCATGGAGGCATCCAGATGTGATTTTTTCCCCTGCACCTTTGCACTGCCTAGCGAGTATCATCTCTTTGTAGAGGAGTTCAAAAGAAGTCCCGGCAGCACCTGGATCATGAAGCCG tatgtTCCCTTGAAGGCATGGCTGTATCGAGATGGCTTTGCCCGCTTCTCAAGCACCCGCTTCTCTCTCAGCAGTATTGATGACaagt ATATGCATCTCACCAATGTGGCTGTTCAAAAAACAGCGCCTGACTATGATCCTGAAAAG GGATGTAAGTGGCAAATGCAGCAGCTTCGAAGATACCTCACTGCAAAACACGGTAGAGAGATGGTAGAAACCCTGTTTAAAGAGATGGATAACATCTTTGTCCGCAGTCTACAGAGTGTACAGAAAGTCATTATAAATGACAAACACTGCTTTGAGCTCTATGGGTACGACATTCTACTGGATCAGAACCTCAAGCC GTGGTTAATTGAGGTGAATGCCTCTCCGTCACACACACCCAGTAGTCAAGAGGATTATGAGATGAAGTGCAGGCTGCTGGAAGACACTTTGAATGTTGTCGACATGGAGGGAAG GCTGACGGGCAAGGAGAAAAGGGTGGGTGGCTACGATCTCATGTGGAACGATGGGCCTGTCTACAGAGAAGATGTCAACCTAGAAACATTCGGCAGTTCATGTTTCACTGCCAACACACACTTAG GGTGTGTgaatgacagagagaagcagcttCGCCGTCTACTAAAACCATTTCCAGGCCAGAAGAGGATGTAA
- the ttll9 gene encoding probable tubulin polyglutamylase TTLL9 isoform X3, whose product MEEHVRINHFRNHYELTRKNLMVKNLKRYRKNLERDIGRMEASRCDFFPCTFALPSEYHLFVEEFKRSPGSTWIMKPVAKSQGKGIFLFRKLKDIMDWKKDGTRSEEQKDTAQVESYVAQRYIENPYLINGRKFDLRVYVLVTSYVPLKAWLYRDGFARFSSTRFSLSSIDDKYMHLTNVAVQKTAPDYDPEKGCKWQMQQLRRYLTAKHGREMVETLFKEMDNIFVRSLQSVQKVIINDKHCFELYGYDILLDQNLKPWLIEVNASPSHTPSSQEDYEMKCRLLEDTLNVVDMEGRLTGKEKRVGGYDLMWNDGPVYREDVNLETFGSSCFTANTHLGCVNDREKQLRRLLKPFPGQKRM is encoded by the exons ATGGAGGAACATGTCAGGATAAACCACTTTCGCAACCATTATGAG CTGACTCGCAAAAACCTGATGGTGAAAAACCTCAAAAGATACAGGAAAAACCTTGAACGTGATATTGGCCGCATGGAGGCATCCAGATGTGATTTTTTCCCCTGCACCTTTGCACTGCCTAGCGAGTATCATCTCTTTGTAGAGGAGTTCAAAAGAAGTCCCGGCAGCACCTGGATCATGAAGCCG GTAGCAAAATCTCAAGGGAAAGGCATTTTCCTGTTCAGGAAATTGAAAGACATCATGGATTGGAAGAAG GATGGCACCCGCTCAGAGGAACAGAAGGACACAGCTCAAGTGGAAAGCTATGTGGCACAACGCTACATAGAGAACCCCTACCTAATTAATG GTAGGAAATTTGATCTGAGGGTCTATGTGCTGGTCACATCA tatgtTCCCTTGAAGGCATGGCTGTATCGAGATGGCTTTGCCCGCTTCTCAAGCACCCGCTTCTCTCTCAGCAGTATTGATGACaagt ATATGCATCTCACCAATGTGGCTGTTCAAAAAACAGCGCCTGACTATGATCCTGAAAAG GGATGTAAGTGGCAAATGCAGCAGCTTCGAAGATACCTCACTGCAAAACACGGTAGAGAGATGGTAGAAACCCTGTTTAAAGAGATGGATAACATCTTTGTCCGCAGTCTACAGAGTGTACAGAAAGTCATTATAAATGACAAACACTGCTTTGAGCTCTATGGGTACGACATTCTACTGGATCAGAACCTCAAGCC GTGGTTAATTGAGGTGAATGCCTCTCCGTCACACACACCCAGTAGTCAAGAGGATTATGAGATGAAGTGCAGGCTGCTGGAAGACACTTTGAATGTTGTCGACATGGAGGGAAG GCTGACGGGCAAGGAGAAAAGGGTGGGTGGCTACGATCTCATGTGGAACGATGGGCCTGTCTACAGAGAAGATGTCAACCTAGAAACATTCGGCAGTTCATGTTTCACTGCCAACACACACTTAG GGTGTGTgaatgacagagagaagcagcttCGCCGTCTACTAAAACCATTTCCAGGCCAGAAGAGGATGTAA
- the fam217ba gene encoding uncharacterized protein fam217ba yields the protein MGPIMQERTASTTLKRVVSKEKIRVKNTENSGPVTSSKKGNKMKKPVGQMKNGLPGPGQDKDTGTTVQKGAQSKGGRVKSGSARNTSKLSSPEEEGDVRPQLRKHSSVHRKEEKRENQRMSLCSNELQPNRGGMGKNRRALSLPLSPISGLRHLPAHPLTHSPVPTPEALQQHYNQKDDDTDSASDLSDSERLPVLPSPCTPCTPPHLNLRAEVINTNDFPPDFPGPRGTVGDEDESEKPSYSYQDFLPPPFNSWSLRQLAVFLHTEGRGAPRPKPVGPLEKYLERLLQLEWLQIQTVQAESSRPPGSRPRPQSFPSATTAHPPRPHTAPPSRLNSPKGLRHSQRAFPFTPVNNPPSPASTQHQHSRFPVCPHCHIRYPMCNGSCSAYAYQRHSRLSPLLERRARPGAPAKRSSSETRAPSTEGRSPGGQGGGGGGAQTPVSPSTGRSHLRHMQAAGNARKQPQESGTNPNCRGQARKSRVRANSETDVKKEPGGIKAASAEKRVFVASKREVITSKRVEKDWQRTEAGGQASKTAMKRAAKEPQSLSKAPLSSKQNGKTKNVHFVAK from the exons ATGGGGCCCATCATGCAGGAACGCACAGCATCCACGACACTGAAACGCGTCGTCTCCAAAGAGAAGATTCGGgtaaaaaatactgaaaatagcGGACCAGTAACCAG TTCAAAGAAAGGTAACAAGATGAAGAAACCAGTGGGCCAAATGAAAAATGGCCTCCCAGGACCAGGTCAGGATAAGGACACAGGGACAACAGTACAGAAG GGGGCACAGTCAAAAGGTGGCAGGGTCAAATCTGGGTCTGCACGGAATACAAGCAAACTCTCTAG cccagaggaagaaggagatgTGAGACCTCAACTCCGTAAACACTCATCTGTGcacaggaaagaagaaaaacgaGAAAATCAGAGGATGTCACTATGCAGCAATGAGCTGCAGCCCAATCGCGGGGGGATGGGGAAAAATCGGCGGGccctctccctgcctctgtcCCCAATATCGGGGCTCCGACACTTGCCAGCGCACCCCTTAACACACTCCCCAGTACCCACCCCAGAGGCACTACAGCAGCACTACAACCAGAAGGATGATGACACCGACAGTGCCAGTGATCTGTCGGACTCTGAGAGGCTGCCTGTACTGCCCTCTCCCTGTACCCCCTGCACCCCCCCTCACCTCAACCTCCGGGCTGAGGTCATCAACACTAATGACTTTCCCCCAGACTTCCCAGGACCCCGTGGGACTGTGGGTGACGAAGATGAGAGTGAAAAACCCAGCTACAGTTACCAAGACTTTCTGCCTCCCCCCTTCAACAGCTGGAGCCTGAGACAGCTGGCAGTGTTTCTGCATACAGAGGGCCGCGGCGCTCCCCGGCCCAAGCCTGTAGGGCCTTTAGAGAAGTATCTGGagaggctgctgcagctggagtgGCTCCAGATCCAAACGGTGCAAGCGGAGAGCAGCCGTCCACCTGGGAGCCGTCCAAGGCCACAGAGCTTCCCCTCTGCCACCACAGCTCACCCCCCCAGGCCTCACACAGCCCCGCCGTCCCGACTCAACTCTCCTAAAGGGCTGCGGCACAGCCAGCGAGCCTTCCCATTTACACCTGTCAACAATCCCCCATCACCTGCCTCAACACAGCACCAGCACTCCCGCTTTCCAGTTTGCCCTCACTGTCACATTCGCTACCCGATGTGCAACGGAAGCTGCTCTGCCTACGCCTACCAGCGCCACTCCAGGCTTAGCCCACTGCTCGAAAGAAGAGCCAGACCTGGGGCACCAGCAAAGCGGAGCAGCAGCGAGACCCGAGCACCCTCCACGGAGGGCAGGAGCCCGGGAGGACAAggcggaggtggaggaggagccCAGACACCAGTTAGCCCCTCAACTGGAAGGAGTCATCTCAGGCACATGCAGGCTGCAGGCAATGCCCGAAAGCAACCACAGGAATCTGGAACTAATCCAAACTGCAGAGGTCAGGCGAGGAAAAGCCGTGTCAGAGCTAACTCTGAGACAGATGTTAAAAAGGAGCCTGGTGGCATCAAAGCAGCCAGTGCGGAGAAACGCGTTTTTGTTGCAAGTAAGAGAGAGGTCATCACCTCCAAGAGAGTGGAGAAGGACTGGCAGAGGACAGAGGCAGGAGGTCAGGCCTCTAAAACTGCCATGAAAAGAGCTGCTAAAGAGCCGCAGTCTCTCTCCAAAGCACCGCTTAGTAGTAAGCAgaatggcaaaacaaaaaatgtgcaCTTTGTTGCAAAGTAA